ttaaacttcgtaacgagtttggcgaattaatattcaagtgtgatacgggaactacttcaaaggtagcaggttatacgaagttaatggccaccccatcagccaatcagagaagagaattccattgttgagggagataaatatatatatatagcctatatatatatataaatatacacgataaagctgtaggggaagctctgcagagaaatgtgcaagcataaaacaagcgaaaacAACAGCGAAAGCGAAAcaggagatgaaatcgccaatcctgcatatagtttctctttaattagTTAGGCTATCAAGTAATGTATAGTCAAAAATTGTGCATACTACTTCTAAAAAAGAGAGCTAGAGCTAATTGGTAAGTCAGTGTGgcatcaagataaaaaaaatagatcattttatttaaaaagaatTTGAAAAGGTTGTTAGTTCCAGGTAAACAAACTTATGTTGCTTTATTGTGAAGATGAAAGAAACTTCATTCATTTCACTGAATCTGAGTTTTCATTAGTTTCATTAGTCAGTCAGTTGATTCTTTCATTTGCTTTAATCATTTAATGTGCTTTATTTGTAAAACTATGTATGCAGATTTTATCTGCTGCTTGTATTGAATTGAGCGAAGTAACCTTCAGTAGGGCCATTGGTGAACTCCTTTTCAAGCCATTTCTCCCTGGATTTGAAAAAAGACAACAATATAAAGCCGGCTTTACATTGTACAATTGTTGAGTCATTTCACAGTCAGCGACTAAATTTCCTATAGAAACATGTAAGTTGCACTGGAGTCGTGGCACGCTACATTGTTTACTGTAAGGTGCcagtcggagtcagtctttttctactTGTGCTGTTACGACagtatcaaacatgtttgatattatcagAAGTTTTTTAGCCCCTGAGAACTTTGGATTTGCTGCTGGAACCTTGTAATGTGTGTAGCATGTCCGAGGTCATGATTACAGTCCCCGAACATAATTAAAGATGGGACCTCTGCTTACTGTTGATTGTGTAGCCTGGTATTTAACGTTTTTTACCACAATCAACCATACAAATGGGATGACTGAAAGACTGAAAACTTACCGAGCACGGCGGACCTCAGCAAGCTGAGCATTGGTGTTGTCAAGAGCCTTCCGCTGCTGCTTATTGAAACTTATTTGTTGTCTCTCCTGAAGCAGCGCAGTGCGAGCCGAGGCCAAACACAGATATTCCTCCTGAATCTGATCTTGCCGTTGCTGGGCATGTATCCTCTACAAAGAGATGGAATCAACTTATCAGAATTGCATGGATCCTTCCCCAATATTATATGTTAATAGCAGACCATACCCTTTTCTCCTGTACTTGCTGCTGTTGATAATCAGTGATGTGTTTTACTTGTTTGGATGTCATGCCCTTATAGAAGTCATGCCGAACATGAGGAGTCCTGAGCACACTAATGCTCTGGTTAGGGTTGTCACATAGCAAGTCCCCTTGGAGCTGGTTTTGGATGTCTATTCTGTTGTTGTCTTCCTCCTGACATTTCTCTTGTAACTCTCTTTCTTTGATCTCCAAAGCCTGAGGAAGGATATGATAAtatgattttaaaaaataaaataaaaaatatatgaatatatgacGTGATTTCTTAAAAGCTACAATTCTATGAGGACAACAGAGGGGCAGCAACATTACTTCACACTGGCCATATATCAGCAAATATCGGTTAACAGCATGGGGAACCTCGCAGGAAAAGTGAACAGAAGGTTCAGTTCAGGATCAAAAAGCAGAATTATCCAATTCAAAAAGTAATTATACAATGTTACAGTCAATACAgaggaaacatactgtatagaatGAAATCTAACCTGTAAGACCTGCCTGTGGTATTAATCCTATATTTCTCtctgcaaatatcaatcacgcttttgtttccatcacctactccatccctactgcaacttttatgtatgtaattgagtgtgtgcatgtgtgcgcttgcttttgtgtatgagtgcttctctgtctatgagtgtgtgtctgcttgtgtgtgtgttttatgtgtctctgtgtat
This sequence is a window from Sardina pilchardus chromosome 10, fSarPil1.1, whole genome shotgun sequence. Protein-coding genes within it:
- the ribc2 gene encoding RIB43A-like with coiled-coils protein 2 isoform X4, yielding MSKLLEADMMRTDHAVCVLEHKLKREERSLKGSIVHFRQHFQQPVNRREFDLNDTDMLKKQDGVQMLPGLVGEDPDKRERLKKQQLQIKQWCLQQQADLKSTRDQLQNSDKLYDESIVASESKAIEMQKLQEGYKRSLAIATKNANLTMALEIKERELQEKCQEEDNNRIDIQNQLQGDLLCDNPNQSISVLRTPHVRHDFYKGMTSKQVKHITDYQQQQVQEKRRIHAQQRQDQIQEEYLCLASARTALLQERQQISFNKQQRKALDNTNAQLAEVRRAREKWLEKEFTNGPTEGYFAQFNTSSR